Proteins from a single region of Candidatus Omnitrophota bacterium:
- the msrB gene encoding peptide-methionine (R)-S-oxide reductase MsrB, with protein sequence MTNNSFAEKTEKAIFAGGCFWCMESAFESIDGVIDVVSGYVGGQSKNPSYAQVSTGKTGHLEAIEITYNPAKIDYAKLLDIFWKNIDPTDSQGQFSDKGSQYQTAILYLTPQQKELAEMSKKHLGELKIFDTPIAVKIIEAGPFYTAEEYHQDYYKKNPIHYNAYKEGSGRKSFLENTWQPYKETPICPLSSKKTFNSEKSSTGNLKKKLTPMQYNVTQMNATEPAFQNEYWDNKKDGIYVDVVTGKPLFASVDKFDSGTGWPSFKKPIDKNEIIEKQDNSLFMKRTEVKAKESDSHLGHVFSDGPEPDGQRFCINSAALRFIPKEDLEKEGYGQYKNLFY encoded by the coding sequence ATGACTAATAATTCTTTCGCTGAAAAAACTGAAAAAGCAATATTCGCAGGCGGATGTTTTTGGTGCATGGAATCAGCGTTTGAGTCTATCGATGGCGTTATTGATGTTGTTTCGGGCTATGTTGGTGGGCAAAGTAAGAATCCAAGCTATGCCCAAGTTTCGACAGGAAAAACTGGACACCTGGAGGCCATTGAGATTACTTATAATCCTGCAAAAATTGATTACGCTAAGCTTCTTGATATTTTCTGGAAGAATATTGATCCTACTGATTCTCAAGGACAATTTTCTGACAAAGGAAGTCAATATCAAACGGCTATTCTTTATTTGACGCCGCAACAAAAAGAATTAGCCGAGATGTCAAAAAAACATTTGGGTGAATTGAAAATATTCGACACGCCTATTGCCGTGAAAATTATCGAAGCAGGACCTTTTTATACAGCCGAAGAATATCATCAAGATTATTATAAAAAGAACCCAATTCATTATAATGCGTATAAAGAAGGGTCTGGAAGAAAAAGTTTTTTAGAAAATACCTGGCAACCATACAAGGAAACACCGATTTGTCCACTTTCGTCAAAAAAAACTTTTAATTCAGAAAAAAGCAGCACTGGTAACTTAAAAAAGAAACTTACGCCAATGCAGTACAATGTCACCCAGATGAATGCAACTGAGCCGGCATTTCAAAATGAATATTGGGATAACAAGAAAGATGGAATTTATGTTGATGTTGTTACAGGCAAACCTTTGTTTGCGTCGGTCGATAAGTTTGATTCTGGAACGGGTTGGCCAAGTTTCAAGAAACCTATCGATAAAAATGAAATTATTGAAAAACAAGACAACAGTCTTTTTATGAAAAGGACAGAAGTTAAGGCCAAAGAAAGCGACTCTCATCTTGGCCATGTTTTTTCAGATGGGCCTGAACCAGATGGCCAGAGATTTTGTATTAATTCAGCGGCACTTCGATTTATCCCAAAAGAAGATCTTGAAAAAGAGGGATATGGCCAGTATAAAAATTTATTTTATTGA
- a CDS encoding MarC family protein, translating to MNLYLNCTLALIALINPISKIFIISTFSQETKKGELNRVIIKSTIIAAAILISFTLIGDFLLKAIFRIDIYSLQIVGGFILLFRGFQALNKGLFFETTANQKLEDASIVPLASPMIAGPATITAAVSFPSQYGMLVTLVCIVIAVAINFCVMFYARAIGKVLKRYNLMGALIRITGLVVAAIGVQLMLDGISAYIKMHF from the coding sequence ATGAATCTATATCTGAATTGTACGCTTGCCTTGATTGCACTGATTAATCCGATTAGTAAAATCTTTATTATTTCAACTTTTTCCCAAGAAACAAAAAAGGGTGAGCTTAATCGTGTTATTATTAAATCCACGATTATTGCCGCAGCTATCTTAATATCGTTTACGTTAATTGGAGATTTTCTTTTAAAAGCAATTTTTCGAATTGATATTTATTCTTTACAAATTGTTGGTGGTTTTATTCTTTTATTTCGCGGATTTCAAGCTTTAAATAAAGGTTTGTTTTTTGAAACAACTGCCAATCAAAAGCTAGAGGATGCTTCGATTGTTCCTTTGGCATCACCTATGATTGCAGGCCCTGCGACCATTACAGCGGCCGTATCTTTTCCGTCTCAATATGGAATGTTGGTAACTTTAGTCTGTATTGTTATTGCTGTTGCAATTAATTTTTGTGTTATGTTTTATGCACGTGCTATTGGCAAAGTTTTGAAACGATATAATCTTATGGGCGCGCTTATCCGCATCACAGGACTCGTTGTTGCTGCGATTGGCGTTCAGCTTATGTTGGATGGCATATCAGCATATATAAAGATGCATTTTTAA